In the Streptomyces formicae genome, one interval contains:
- a CDS encoding roadblock/LC7 domain-containing protein — protein MRTPSSSAAAGAAGPSTTKDPSAYGLSSEARNLHWLLTNLVEEVPGLLSVAVVSSDGLLLLSSDPGRNAERHPAASPTGPKGSSADLATIVSGLGSLTIGAAKLMDGGAVKQTVVAMEEGSLFVTSISDGSLLGVHATPDCDMSVVAYHMALFVGRAGHVLTPELRSELRQSMESAR, from the coding sequence ATGCGCACGCCCAGTTCTTCCGCCGCAGCCGGTGCCGCCGGCCCATCCACCACGAAGGACCCGTCCGCGTACGGACTCAGCAGCGAAGCCCGCAACCTGCACTGGCTGCTCACCAACCTCGTGGAGGAGGTGCCGGGCCTGCTCTCCGTCGCGGTGGTCTCCTCCGACGGACTGCTGCTGCTCTCCTCCGACCCCGGGCGCAACGCCGAACGGCACCCCGCGGCGAGCCCCACGGGCCCCAAAGGGTCCAGCGCCGACCTGGCCACCATCGTGTCGGGCCTCGGTTCGCTCACCATCGGCGCCGCCAAGCTGATGGACGGCGGCGCGGTCAAGCAGACCGTCGTCGCGATGGAGGAGGGCAGCCTCTTCGTCACGTCGATCAGTGACGGCTCGCTGCTCGGCGTGCACGCAACGCCGGACTGCGACATGAGCGTCGTGGCGTACCACATGGCGCTGTTCGTCGGCCGCGCCGGACACGTCCTCACTCCCGAACTCCGCAGCGAACTGCGCCAGTCGATGGAGAGCGCCCGATGA
- a CDS encoding nitrate- and nitrite sensing domain-containing protein: MRAPVQKMRPGRKGKQSASQEATPGATTPTERASERTATDPSAAPPAASSAPGPAASAQSAPPAQGDPADSGSLSAVSTPADQSAAPEPSTAAHVNKAPTARVRNRLMVAVAVVAAAVVGAGAPAILAASGQLNDAQSLVTFAERTQQAVSLGHSLADERDEVTSFIAAGRPQGKGLSQSRSARVDRQIDELRDAEAPAGLRDDLADIGAVRREALTGKSTALEAHEAYTKVIAELHGMTRELAERLPPDANRGALALADLDHAVEQAAAARGLLLAALAVPGSTSTSSVDPVTGLPTTVTEDSPADGKRRDELSAAAQQAHVRELAALADFSDTAGDSARATYESAVTGAEVGTAEKYLARLTDEPTLSAAERRFDRKKVDAALSARIETMRGTESALGVARTKQLAQLRDDEVTALEIRVALVGVCLLVAVGVSMAAARSLTRPLAVLRLGSARLATEPAPQEPIRFTGRDDEFAQVVRSVNALHGHAAALHERITTLEADRKHLIGRRESMADEREALRAELAEASVHLQRVRQSIHGTFVNLALRTLGLVERQLAVIENLEDREQDPDRLATLFKLDHFATVMRRHSENLLVLAGADHGHQHPGAVPLVDVVRAAVSEIERYERVRIATLPPHAHVAGFAADDISHLTAELLENATSFSPPDASVEVSGWLLESGEVMLSVQDEGIGVTQDRMRELNARLADFDPDAAYDQEGGDGLGLGLYVVARLAARHGARVRLREQKQGGVAAVVVLPKSILAAAPSPAVVAPPRAGEPLTHLPGSEAEANSNVLPGRLTTGGEDPLIAAAERTVEAALPQAAPESGPKPEPSSETTMELTPPPPEPAEPAEPEEPEEPAEPAREAPEAPKWERVTDKGLPKRTPKVTAPAPAAPKARGSVDAEALRRRLGGFHQGALSGRRDVEAEIAGQGDEPPQSNEKNAEAADVMGDSVEEASS; the protein is encoded by the coding sequence ATGCGAGCACCGGTGCAGAAGATGCGGCCTGGGCGCAAAGGCAAGCAGTCGGCCTCCCAAGAGGCCACGCCGGGCGCGACCACCCCGACCGAGCGTGCGTCGGAGCGCACCGCCACGGACCCGTCGGCGGCGCCGCCCGCGGCCTCATCGGCCCCAGGACCCGCCGCGTCCGCCCAGTCCGCCCCGCCCGCGCAGGGCGATCCGGCCGACTCGGGGTCCTTGTCGGCCGTGAGCACCCCCGCCGACCAGTCCGCCGCGCCCGAGCCGTCCACCGCGGCGCACGTCAACAAGGCGCCCACCGCGCGCGTACGCAATCGGCTGATGGTCGCCGTGGCCGTGGTGGCCGCCGCCGTCGTGGGCGCGGGCGCGCCCGCCATCCTCGCCGCCTCGGGTCAACTGAACGACGCGCAGAGCCTGGTGACGTTCGCCGAGCGGACCCAGCAGGCGGTCTCCCTCGGGCACTCGCTGGCCGACGAGCGCGACGAGGTCACCTCCTTCATCGCCGCGGGCCGCCCCCAGGGCAAGGGCCTCTCGCAGAGCCGCAGCGCCCGCGTCGACCGGCAGATCGACGAGCTGCGCGACGCGGAGGCGCCCGCCGGGCTGCGCGACGACCTCGCCGACATCGGAGCCGTCCGCAGAGAGGCGCTCACCGGCAAGAGCACCGCTCTGGAAGCGCACGAGGCGTACACGAAGGTCATCGCCGAACTGCACGGGATGACCCGCGAACTGGCCGAGCGGCTGCCGCCCGACGCCAACAGGGGCGCCCTCGCCCTGGCCGACCTCGACCACGCCGTCGAGCAGGCCGCCGCCGCCCGCGGACTGCTGCTCGCCGCGCTCGCCGTGCCGGGATCCACCTCCACGTCGTCCGTCGACCCGGTCACCGGGCTGCCCACCACGGTCACCGAGGACTCCCCGGCCGACGGCAAGCGCCGTGACGAGCTCAGCGCCGCCGCCCAGCAGGCCCACGTCCGCGAACTGGCCGCGCTCGCCGACTTCAGCGACACCGCGGGCGACTCCGCCCGCGCGACGTACGAATCGGCCGTCACCGGCGCCGAGGTCGGCACCGCGGAGAAGTACCTGGCCCGCCTCACCGACGAGCCCACGCTCTCCGCCGCCGAGCGCCGCTTCGACCGCAAGAAGGTCGACGCCGCGCTCTCCGCCCGCATCGAGACGATGCGCGGCACCGAGTCCGCGCTCGGCGTCGCGCGCACCAAGCAGCTCGCCCAGCTGCGCGACGACGAGGTCACGGCCCTGGAGATCCGCGTCGCGCTCGTCGGCGTCTGCCTCCTCGTCGCGGTCGGCGTCTCGATGGCCGCGGCCCGTTCGCTGACCCGCCCGCTCGCCGTGCTGCGCCTGGGCTCGGCCCGCCTCGCCACCGAGCCCGCGCCGCAGGAGCCGATCCGCTTCACCGGCCGCGACGACGAGTTCGCCCAGGTCGTACGCTCCGTCAACGCCCTGCACGGGCACGCGGCCGCGCTGCACGAGCGCATCACCACGCTCGAAGCGGACCGCAAGCACCTCATCGGCAGGCGCGAGTCCATGGCCGACGAGCGCGAGGCCCTGCGCGCCGAGCTCGCCGAGGCGTCCGTGCACCTGCAGCGGGTGCGCCAGTCCATCCACGGCACCTTCGTGAACCTGGCGCTGCGCACCCTCGGCCTGGTGGAGCGCCAGCTCGCCGTCATCGAGAACCTGGAGGACCGCGAGCAGGACCCCGACCGGCTCGCCACGCTCTTCAAGCTCGACCACTTCGCCACGGTCATGCGCAGGCACAGCGAGAACCTCCTGGTCCTCGCCGGTGCCGACCACGGCCACCAGCACCCGGGAGCGGTCCCGCTGGTCGACGTGGTGCGCGCCGCCGTCTCCGAGATCGAGCGGTACGAACGCGTTCGCATCGCCACGCTGCCGCCGCACGCGCACGTCGCGGGCTTCGCGGCGGACGACATCAGCCACCTCACCGCCGAACTGCTGGAGAACGCGACGTCGTTCTCGCCGCCCGACGCCTCCGTCGAGGTCTCGGGATGGCTCCTGGAGAGCGGCGAGGTCATGCTCTCCGTCCAGGACGAGGGCATCGGCGTCACCCAGGACCGGATGCGCGAACTGAACGCGCGCCTGGCCGACTTCGACCCGGACGCGGCGTACGACCAGGAGGGCGGGGACGGCCTCGGCCTCGGTCTCTACGTGGTCGCCAGGCTCGCGGCGCGGCACGGGGCGCGGGTGCGGCTGCGGGAGCAGAAGCAGGGCGGCGTCGCGGCGGTCGTGGTGCTGCCCAAGTCGATCCTCGCGGCGGCGCCCTCGCCCGCGGTGGTCGCGCCGCCGCGCGCGGGCGAGCCCCTCACGCACCTGCCCGGCTCCGAGGCCGAGGCCAACTCCAACGTCCTGCCCGGGCGGCTGACCACCGGCGGGGAGGATCCGCTGATCGCGGCGGCCGAGCGGACCGTCGAGGCGGCTCTTCCGCAGGCGGCTCCCGAGTCCGGGCCGAAGCCCGAGCCCTCGTCGGAAACGACCATGGAGCTGACGCCTCCGCCCCCCGAGCCCGCGGAGCCCGCAGAGCCCGAGGAGCCCGAGGAGCCCGCAGAGCCCGCGCGGGAAGCCCCCGAGGCCCCCAAGTGGGAGCGCGTCACCGACAAGGGGCTGCCCAAGCGGACGCCGAAGGTCACCGCGCCCGCGCCCGCCGCGCCCAAGGCGCGGGGATCCGTGGACGCGGAGGCGCTCCGCCGCAGGCTCGGCGGCTTCCACCAGGGCGCGCTGAGCGGCCGACGGGACGTGGAGGCCGAGATCGCGGGACAAGGCGACGAACCGCCGCAAAGTAACGAAAAGAACGCAGAAGCCGCAGACGTAATGGGGGATTCAGTCGAGGAGGCAAGCAGTTGA
- the lon gene encoding endopeptidase La — protein sequence MASTSTPLTLPVLPLDDEVVLPGMVVPFDLSDADVRAAVEAAQAAARSSGDSKPKVLLVPRIDGTYASTGVLGTVEQVGRLSDGDPGALIRGRGRVRIGAGTTGPGAALWVEGLRLDDSVPEPLPGAVTELVTEYKALATSWLKKRGAWQVVDRVTQIDDVSALADNSGYSPFLTTQQKIELLETEDAVARLKLATAQLREHLAEQDVAETIAKDVQEGVDKQQREFLLRRQLDAVRKELREINGDSKDAAEESDDYRARVEAADLPEKVREAALKEVDKLERSSDQSPEGSWIRTWLDTVLELPWNERTEDAYDIKGAQEVLDAEHSGLQDVKERITEYLAVRKRRSDRGLGVVGGRRGGAVLALVGPPGVGKTSLGESVAHAMGRKFVRVALGGVRDEAEIRGHRRTYVGALPGRIVRAIKEAGSMNPVVLLDEIDKVGSDFRGDPAAALLEVLDPAQNHTFRDHYLEVELDLSDVVFLATANVLEAIPEALLDRMELVRLDGYTEDEKVVIARDHLLTRQLERAGLNEDEVVLDESALRKLAGEYTREAGVRNLERSVARLLRKIAAQHELGERELPFTVKDEDLRGLIGRPHHVPESAQDPAERRTAVPGVATGLAVTGAGGDVLFVEASLADPETGASGLTLTGQLGDVMKESAQIALSFLRSHGAELELPVGDLKDRGVHVHFPAGAVPKDGPSAGVTLTTALASLLSGRLVRTDVAMTGEISLTGRVLPIGGVKQKLLAAHRAGITTVIIPKRNEADLDDVPAEVLEKLDVHPVTDVRQVLELALTEAEVRIPAAA from the coding sequence ATGGCTTCGACGTCCACACCGCTCACTCTGCCCGTGCTGCCGCTCGACGACGAGGTCGTCCTGCCCGGCATGGTCGTGCCGTTCGACCTGTCCGACGCCGACGTGCGCGCCGCCGTGGAGGCGGCACAGGCCGCCGCGCGGTCCAGTGGCGACAGCAAGCCCAAGGTGCTGCTTGTTCCGCGCATCGACGGGACGTACGCGTCGACGGGCGTGCTCGGCACCGTCGAGCAGGTGGGCAGGCTCTCGGACGGTGACCCGGGCGCGCTCATCCGCGGCCGGGGCCGCGTCCGCATCGGTGCGGGCACGACCGGGCCCGGTGCCGCGCTCTGGGTGGAGGGCCTGCGGCTCGACGACTCGGTCCCCGAGCCGCTTCCCGGCGCCGTCACCGAGCTCGTCACGGAGTACAAGGCGCTCGCCACCAGCTGGCTGAAGAAGCGCGGCGCCTGGCAGGTCGTCGACCGCGTCACGCAGATCGACGACGTCTCCGCGCTCGCCGACAACTCCGGCTACTCGCCGTTCCTCACCACCCAGCAGAAGATCGAGCTCCTGGAGACCGAGGACGCGGTCGCCCGGCTCAAGCTCGCCACCGCGCAGCTGCGCGAGCACCTCGCCGAGCAGGACGTCGCCGAGACCATCGCCAAGGACGTCCAGGAGGGCGTGGACAAGCAGCAGCGCGAGTTCCTGCTCCGCCGCCAGCTGGACGCCGTGCGCAAGGAGCTGCGCGAGATCAACGGCGACAGCAAGGACGCGGCCGAGGAGTCCGACGACTACCGCGCCCGCGTCGAGGCCGCCGACCTGCCCGAGAAGGTCCGCGAGGCCGCCCTCAAGGAGGTCGACAAGCTGGAGCGCTCCAGCGACCAGTCGCCCGAGGGCTCCTGGATCAGGACCTGGCTGGACACCGTCCTCGAACTGCCCTGGAACGAGCGCACCGAGGACGCGTACGACATCAAGGGCGCCCAGGAGGTCCTCGACGCCGAGCACTCCGGGCTCCAGGACGTGAAGGAGCGCATCACCGAGTACCTCGCGGTGCGCAAGCGCCGCTCCGACCGGGGCCTCGGCGTCGTCGGCGGACGCCGCGGCGGCGCGGTGCTCGCCCTGGTGGGCCCGCCCGGCGTCGGCAAGACCTCGCTCGGCGAGTCCGTGGCGCACGCCATGGGCCGCAAGTTCGTGCGGGTCGCGCTCGGCGGCGTGCGCGACGAGGCGGAGATCCGCGGCCACCGTCGTACGTACGTGGGGGCGCTGCCCGGACGCATCGTGCGGGCCATCAAGGAGGCCGGGTCGATGAACCCGGTCGTGCTCCTCGACGAGATCGACAAGGTGGGCTCGGACTTCAGGGGCGACCCGGCCGCCGCCCTCCTCGAAGTGCTCGACCCGGCGCAGAACCACACGTTCCGCGACCACTACCTGGAGGTCGAACTCGACCTCAGCGACGTCGTCTTCCTGGCCACGGCCAACGTCCTCGAAGCCATCCCCGAGGCCCTGCTCGACCGCATGGAGCTGGTCAGGCTCGACGGCTACACCGAGGACGAGAAGGTCGTCATCGCCCGCGACCACCTGCTCACGCGCCAGCTGGAGCGGGCGGGCCTGAACGAGGACGAGGTGGTCCTCGACGAGAGCGCGCTGCGCAAGCTCGCCGGTGAGTACACGCGCGAAGCGGGCGTACGCAACCTGGAGCGGTCCGTCGCACGGCTGCTTCGCAAGATCGCTGCCCAGCACGAACTGGGCGAGCGGGAGCTGCCGTTCACGGTGAAGGACGAGGACCTGCGCGGGCTCATCGGGCGGCCGCACCACGTGCCCGAGTCCGCCCAGGACCCGGCCGAGCGCCGCACCGCGGTGCCGGGCGTGGCCACCGGGCTCGCGGTCACGGGCGCCGGCGGTGACGTCCTCTTCGTGGAGGCGTCGCTCGCCGACCCGGAGACCGGCGCTTCGGGGCTCACGCTCACCGGTCAGCTCGGCGACGTGATGAAGGAGTCGGCGCAGATCGCGCTGAGCTTCCTGCGCTCGCACGGCGCCGAACTGGAGCTGCCGGTCGGCGACCTGAAGGACCGGGGCGTGCACGTGCACTTCCCGGCGGGCGCGGTCCCCAAGGACGGGCCGAGCGCGGGCGTCACGCTGACCACCGCCCTCGCGTCGCTGCTCAGCGGGCGCCTGGTCCGCACCGACGTGGCGATGACCGGTGAGATCTCGCTGACCGGACGGGTCCTGCCGATCGGTGGCGTCAAGCAGAAGCTGCTCGCCGCGCACCGCGCGGGGATCACCACGGTGATCATCCCCAAGCGGAACGAGGCGGACCTCGACGATGTCCCGGCCGAGGTCCTGGAGAAGCTCGACGTGCACCCGGTCACGGACGTCCGTCAGGTGCTCGAACTGGCCCTGACCGAGGCCGAGGTGCGGATCCCGGCCGCCGCGTAG
- a CDS encoding RNA polymerase sigma factor, with protein sequence MRLFRPMGADRDDDAALLRSVAEGDAQALAALYDRHAGWLYARLARRCGDPDVVREVLQDTFMTVWRSAGSHRGGEAGGWLWVIAARRLVDARRAQPRTPSALAQPPALAPSAEEHVLAGLEYADVGTALDRISPELREVLRATVVDGLTTREAAHLLGIPEGTVKTRAMRARRELREALAHLASGGDALGGLT encoded by the coding sequence GTGAGACTGTTCCGCCCCATGGGGGCCGACCGCGACGACGACGCGGCGCTGCTGCGGTCCGTCGCCGAGGGCGACGCGCAGGCGCTCGCCGCGCTCTACGACCGGCACGCCGGATGGCTGTACGCGCGCCTCGCGCGGCGCTGCGGCGACCCCGACGTCGTACGCGAGGTACTCCAGGACACCTTCATGACCGTGTGGCGGTCGGCGGGCTCGCACCGGGGCGGGGAGGCGGGCGGCTGGCTGTGGGTGATCGCGGCGCGCCGCCTGGTGGACGCGCGGCGCGCACAGCCGCGGACGCCCTCGGCCCTCGCCCAGCCCCCCGCGCTCGCGCCCTCCGCCGAGGAACACGTGCTGGCCGGGCTGGAGTACGCGGACGTGGGCACCGCGCTCGACCGGATCTCCCCCGAGCTGCGCGAGGTGCTGCGCGCCACGGTCGTCGACGGCCTGACCACCCGCGAGGCCGCGCACCTGCTCGGGATACCCGAGGGCACGGTCAAGACCAGGGCCATGCGGGCCCGCCGCGAGCTGCGCGAAGCCCTGGCCCACCTCGCCTCCGGCGGCGATGCCCTGGGAGGACTGACATGA
- a CDS encoding DUF742 domain-containing protein, which yields MSGSRSSSRTTPRLPQRGGDRKPARVRPYSLTGGRTRFGHVLLVETFVASNAAIEAPEERLELPKGNLSTRVMPEMRAIVEICRRMRTVAEIAALLKMPLGVVRVLLSDLADQGKIRVYGTGHGPGQPDRALLERVLSGLRRL from the coding sequence ATGAGCGGTAGCAGGAGCAGCAGCCGTACGACGCCGAGGCTGCCGCAGCGCGGCGGCGACCGAAAACCCGCCCGGGTGCGTCCCTACTCGCTCACCGGCGGGCGGACCAGGTTCGGGCACGTGCTGCTCGTCGAGACGTTCGTCGCGAGCAACGCCGCGATCGAGGCGCCCGAGGAGCGCCTCGAACTGCCCAAGGGCAACCTCTCCACCCGTGTCATGCCGGAGATGCGGGCGATCGTCGAGATCTGCCGCCGGATGCGCACGGTCGCGGAGATCGCGGCCCTCCTCAAGATGCCGCTCGGCGTGGTCCGCGTCCTGCTGAGCGACCTCGCCGACCAGGGAAAGATCCGCGTGTACGGAACGGGCCACGGCCCGGGTCAGCCCGACCGCGCACTGCTGGAAAGGGTGCTGAGTGGACTCCGCCGTCTCTGA
- a CDS encoding spermidine synthase, producing the protein MHTHTTAPVVLDRREGPYGEVVLRRHGELLQIIANGCFLMDTSDGRSERLLVDAARDALDDRPAPDVLIGGLGVGFSLAHAAADPRWGRIAVVERERAIIDWHRGGPLAGLSGAALADSRTEILHTDLVAYVEGTDDTFDALCLDIDNGPDWTVTEGNNSLYSPAGLASCKARLNPGGVLAVWSAQPSSIFEDSLRNAGFCGVRTKEIPVARGVPDVVHLGVRAA; encoded by the coding sequence ATGCACACCCACACCACCGCCCCCGTCGTCCTCGACCGGCGCGAGGGGCCGTACGGCGAAGTCGTACTGCGGCGCCACGGTGAGCTGCTGCAGATCATCGCCAACGGCTGTTTCCTGATGGACACCTCGGACGGACGTTCGGAGCGGCTGCTCGTCGACGCGGCGCGCGACGCCCTCGACGACCGGCCGGCGCCCGATGTCCTGATCGGCGGACTCGGCGTCGGCTTCTCGCTCGCCCACGCCGCCGCGGACCCGCGCTGGGGACGCATCGCCGTGGTCGAGCGCGAGCGGGCGATCATCGACTGGCATCGCGGCGGGCCGCTGGCCGGGCTCTCCGGCGCGGCCCTCGCCGATTCCCGCACCGAGATCCTGCACACAGACCTGGTCGCGTACGTCGAGGGCACCGATGACACCTTCGACGCCCTCTGTCTCGACATCGACAACGGACCCGACTGGACCGTGACCGAGGGCAACAACTCCCTTTATTCGCCTGCCGGTCTGGCCTCCTGCAAAGCCCGCCTCAACCCCGGCGGAGTACTCGCCGTCTGGTCCGCCCAGCCCTCGTCCATTTTCGAAGACTCTCTACGGAATGCCGGATTCTGTGGGGTACGCACCAAAGAGATCCCCGTTGCCCGAGGCGTCCCCGACGTGGTGCATCTCGGCGTAAGGGCTGCGTAG
- a CDS encoding MarR family winged helix-turn-helix transcriptional regulator — protein sequence MGAAEEGARGGAHDGVEQGVDSEFLSLERELSLLMRRARASSGEMARQVHPDLEPAAYGLLVCLDDSGPQRATDLAAFIGVGKATMSRQLRALEELGLVAREPDPADGRAWLIQLTPDGRTRFRTVRAGRRAQYVRRLAGWDRAEVAELARLLGQLNASADT from the coding sequence ATGGGTGCTGCAGAAGAGGGTGCGCGGGGCGGCGCGCACGACGGCGTCGAACAAGGGGTGGACAGCGAGTTCCTCTCCCTCGAACGGGAGTTGTCGCTCCTGATGCGCCGCGCGCGGGCCTCGTCCGGCGAGATGGCGCGTCAGGTCCACCCCGACCTGGAGCCCGCCGCCTACGGCCTGCTCGTCTGTCTGGACGACTCGGGTCCGCAGCGGGCCACCGACCTCGCCGCGTTCATCGGTGTCGGCAAGGCCACGATGAGCCGTCAGCTGCGCGCCCTCGAGGAACTCGGCCTGGTGGCCAGGGAGCCCGACCCCGCCGACGGACGCGCCTGGCTGATCCAGCTGACGCCCGACGGCCGCACCCGCTTCCGTACGGTGCGGGCGGGGCGCCGCGCCCAGTACGTGCGCCGCCTCGCGGGCTGGGACCGGGCGGAGGTCGCCGAACTCGCCCGCCTCCTCGGCCAGCTGAACGCGAGCGCGGACACCTGA
- a CDS encoding rhomboid-like protein, giving the protein MNQSVKSAEVAPGSQEDPAPHLNGIPAQPPPADGRVRERVYRDGPALAQPEPSAHSADTRGRTVTAAKLRPRHLLPTPKGTPFTFVYALVLVATSLLTEYADPDLVYSLLQGSSTDVTNLAHAPALVLVASALWIAGGITSPYAIGFLLVLTALERRIGAWRTAGVFLLGHGVATLATEIPVGLSVLAGHLPDSSLHRLDYGISFGVAASVGALAGLLAPWLRWIVLAGFGLMLIDDLVAFADPMTNWGHLLALLIGVATWPLLRRARQSRAPSGRAPHEA; this is encoded by the coding sequence GTGAACCAGAGCGTCAAGTCTGCCGAGGTCGCGCCCGGGTCCCAGGAGGACCCGGCGCCGCACCTGAACGGAATCCCCGCGCAGCCCCCACCGGCGGACGGCCGCGTTCGAGAACGGGTGTACCGGGACGGTCCCGCACTCGCGCAACCGGAGCCTTCCGCGCACTCGGCGGACACGCGCGGGCGGACCGTCACCGCGGCGAAGCTCCGCCCCCGGCACCTCCTCCCCACCCCCAAGGGCACCCCCTTCACCTTCGTCTACGCCCTGGTCCTGGTGGCCACCTCCCTCCTCACCGAGTACGCCGACCCGGACCTCGTCTACTCGCTGCTCCAGGGCTCCAGCACGGACGTCACCAACCTCGCCCACGCGCCCGCCCTGGTCCTGGTGGCCAGCGCCCTGTGGATCGCGGGCGGCATCACCTCGCCGTACGCGATCGGCTTCCTGCTCGTCCTGACCGCGCTGGAACGCCGCATCGGCGCCTGGCGCACCGCGGGCGTCTTCCTGCTCGGGCACGGGGTCGCCACGCTCGCCACCGAGATCCCCGTCGGCCTCTCGGTCCTCGCGGGCCACCTGCCCGACAGCTCGCTGCACCGCCTCGACTACGGCATCAGCTTCGGCGTGGCGGCCAGCGTCGGCGCGCTCGCGGGCCTGCTCGCGCCCTGGCTGCGCTGGATCGTCCTGGCCGGTTTCGGTCTGATGCTGATCGACGACCTGGTGGCGTTCGCCGACCCGATGACGAACTGGGGCCACCTGCTGGCGCTCCTGATCGGCGTGGCCACCTGGCCCCTGCTCAGGCGCGCGCGTCAGTCGCGCGCCCCGTCGGGACGCGCCCCGCACGAGGCGTAG
- a CDS encoding lysozyme, translating into MPVHRPARRSRLSPAGVLLAVLSALSLLLTLPTAAQADDVPERGTARLGQGVIEHDGQGGRPTGGDAAQTEGVDVSSHQGNVAWQTLWNSGVKWAYVKATESTSYKNPYFAQQYNGSYGVGMIRGAYHFATPDTSSGATQANYFASNGGGWSRDGRTLPGALDIEWNPYGAACFGKSQSAMVSWIRDFLTTYKARTGRDAVIYTATSWWKQCTGNYGGFGSTNPLWIPRYDTSPGELPAGWGFHTMWQYTSSGPTVGDHNKFNGALDRVVALANG; encoded by the coding sequence ATGCCCGTGCACAGACCGGCCCGCCGCTCGCGCTTGTCGCCGGCGGGGGTTCTCCTCGCAGTACTGTCCGCTCTCTCCCTCCTCCTGACGCTCCCCACGGCGGCCCAGGCGGACGACGTCCCCGAGCGGGGCACCGCCCGGCTCGGCCAGGGCGTCATCGAACACGACGGCCAGGGCGGCCGGCCCACCGGCGGTGACGCCGCCCAGACCGAGGGCGTCGACGTCAGCAGCCACCAGGGCAACGTCGCCTGGCAGACGCTGTGGAACAGCGGCGTGAAGTGGGCCTACGTCAAGGCCACCGAGAGCACCTCGTACAAGAATCCCTACTTCGCGCAGCAGTACAACGGTTCGTACGGCGTGGGCATGATCCGCGGCGCGTACCACTTCGCGACCCCCGACACCTCGTCCGGCGCCACCCAGGCCAACTACTTCGCGAGCAACGGCGGGGGCTGGTCGCGTGACGGCAGGACGCTGCCCGGCGCGCTCGACATCGAGTGGAACCCGTACGGCGCGGCCTGCTTCGGCAAGTCCCAGTCGGCGATGGTCAGCTGGATCCGGGACTTCCTGACCACGTACAAGGCGCGCACCGGGCGCGACGCGGTGATCTACACGGCCACCAGCTGGTGGAAGCAGTGCACCGGCAACTACGGCGGCTTCGGCTCCACCAACCCGCTGTGGATCCCCCGCTACGACACCAGCCCGGGCGAACTCCCGGCGGGCTGGGGCTTCCACACGATGTGGCAGTACACCTCGTCGGGACCGACGGTCGGTGACCACAACAAGTTCAACGGCGCCCTGGACAGGGTGGTGGCGCTCGCCAACGGCTGA
- a CDS encoding ABC transporter ATP-binding protein gives MNHPAPGAARVTGLTVRHRKALALDAVDLDFGTGVHGLLGPNGAGKTSLIRVLATVAKPDGGRVELFGQDMTGHRERSAARRRLGYLPQEFGYYPGFTVREFVSYVAWLKEMPSERTAAAVERAVRRVGLADRIDAKVRTLSGGMVRRVGIAQAVVNDPDVLLLDEPTAGLDPEQRVAFRELLRELGTGCTVIVSTHLVEDVAAACTEVTLMESGRVAYRGTPAALTELGAAAPDADPGANPIERGYTAALRDHRTATAGARK, from the coding sequence GTGAACCACCCCGCCCCCGGCGCGGCCCGCGTCACCGGACTCACCGTCCGCCACCGCAAGGCCCTCGCCCTGGACGCCGTCGACCTGGACTTCGGCACCGGGGTGCACGGCCTGCTCGGCCCGAACGGCGCGGGCAAGACCTCCCTGATCCGCGTCCTCGCGACGGTCGCGAAACCGGACGGCGGCCGCGTCGAGCTGTTCGGCCAGGACATGACCGGCCACCGCGAGCGCTCGGCGGCCCGCCGCAGGCTCGGCTATCTGCCGCAGGAGTTCGGCTACTACCCGGGCTTCACCGTGCGCGAGTTCGTCTCGTACGTCGCCTGGCTGAAGGAGATGCCGAGCGAGCGCACCGCGGCCGCGGTGGAGCGCGCGGTGCGCCGCGTGGGTCTCGCCGACCGCATCGACGCGAAGGTGCGCACCCTCAGCGGCGGCATGGTCCGCCGGGTCGGCATCGCCCAGGCCGTCGTGAACGACCCCGACGTCCTGCTCCTCGACGAGCCGACCGCCGGACTCGACCCCGAACAGCGGGTCGCGTTCCGCGAGCTGCTGAGGGAGCTGGGCACCGGGTGCACCGTCATCGTCTCCACCCACCTGGTGGAGGACGTGGCCGCGGCCTGCACCGAGGTGACCCTCATGGAGTCGGGCCGGGTCGCCTACCGGGGCACGCCCGCCGCCCTGACGGAACTCGGTGCCGCCGCCCCCGACGCCGACCCCGGCGCCAACCCCATCGAGCGCGGCTACACGGCGGCCCTGCGGGACCACCGCACGGCCACCGCCGGAGCCCGAAAGTGA